One part of the Leucoraja erinacea ecotype New England unplaced genomic scaffold, Leri_hhj_1 Leri_1484S, whole genome shotgun sequence genome encodes these proteins:
- the LOC129715893 gene encoding NACHT, LRR and PYD domains-containing protein 3-like — protein sequence NPNLFLLLGQILHRKFLRKWSKNLKVVYTGGEQTAGTRLFKELYTDLRITNATPEGMPLGNDGETDEDVDPHQLLKHNNAETEETSTILVRGTAGSGKSTLIQKIIHDWATKNIYQEFKYIFSFQFHNLTAIKCVTNLNTLVLESHPYLENHLEYLWNNPKAILFIFDDLDRYEQGSIFSDDKGNGQCINPHSYEFVPDILTCLIQGRLVKGCSILVTTRPWRLEALQETPAKPTFHLTGFTQEKVKEYFQRHVGDKAKAEQLVQLLEANDTLGTLSVNPLFCSVLASLPEWSQVGEFPILSMANTPVFSAYITSLLLTCGYDAQKSRQGLINLGKEAYKKIRDKDFAFEAHEVNQYLPNFSSAFMMEVPGKDDRGVVYKFRYPVFQNFVAALVKSRNTPGMSLKTLLNEIYTATDDRFNIFSRFLVGLSSRRSTNWLERVLGSISPDASSSIADWIKECVKTRLSNLAGKMAQGKFLNILHCLFEFGDPQLTTEALEPMRTIIFNQCSLNTFDCVVLSRTLICCGPIEELDLSSCGVKQEGIRYLQPVLYKCNVLRLKSNQLTDDCIESLISIVQTNRSLMLLDLSNCDQDKDKRNEFTVEKLQARVQNCGLQREIRWARHEDTEQKDSKPDKASNILTIITE from the exons AATCCCAACTTGTTTCTGTTATTAGGTCAAATTCTCCACAGGAAGTTTCTACGAAAGTGGAGTAAGAATCTGAAAGTTGTGTACACAGGAGGCGAGCAAACGGCCGGGACACGCTTGTTTAAAGAATTATACACTGATCTGAGGATTACAAACGCAACACCAGAGGGAATGCCCCTTGGAAATGACGGGGAAACCGATGAAGATGTGGATCCACATCAACTACTGAAACACAACAACGCTGAGACAGAGGAGACCTCCACCATCTTGGTGCGGGGAACAGCCGGGAGTGGAAAAAGCACCCTGATACAGAAGATAATCCATGATTGGGCCACCAAGAATATATATCAGGAGTTCAAATATATCTTTTCTTTTCAGTTTCACAACTTAACAGCCATCAAATGTGTGACAAACTTAAACACCCTGGTCCTAGAATCTCATCCATATCTGGAAAATCATCTGGAATATCTTTGGAACAACCCTAAAGCCATATTGTTTATCTTTGATGACTTAGATCGATATGAACAAGGCAGTATCTTCTCAGATGACAAGGGAAATGGGCAATGTATCAATCCTCATTCCTATGAATTTGTGCCTGACATCCTGACCTGCCTCATTCAGGGTAGGTTGGTCAAAGGGTGCTCCATATTGGTCACCACACGACCATGGAGACTCGAGGCCCTGCAGGAGACACCTGCAAAGCCAACCTTCCATCTCACAGGATTTACTCAGGAAAAAGTCAAGGAGTATTTCCAGCGTCACGTTGGAGATAAGGCAAAGGCAGAACAGTTGGTGCAACTACTTGAAGCAAATGATACATTAGGTACATTGTCTGTCAACCCTCTGTTCTGTTCCGTTCTCGCCTCATTGCCCGAGTGGTCACAAGTTGGAGAATTTCCAATATTGTCCATGGCCAACACCCCGGTGTTCTCCGCCTACATCACAAGTCTTCTTCTGACCTGCGGATACGATGCCCAAAAGTCTCGGCAAGGTTTGATAAATTTGGGCAAAGAGGCTTACAAGAAAAtcagagataaagactttgcattTGAAGCCCACGAAGTGAATCAGTATCTTCCCAATTTCTCATCTGCGTTCATGATGGAGGTGCCAGGCAAAGATGATCGTGGGGTTGTCTACAAATTCAGGTATCCTGTTTTCCAGAACTTTGTTGCAGCCCTTGTTAAAAGCCGAAACACCCCAGGAATGTCCCTAAAAACATTGTTAAATGAGATTTACACGGCAACAGATGACAGATTCAACATCTTCTCCAGGTTTCTGGTGGGTCTCTCCTCACGGAGGTCAACCAATTGGCTGGAGAGAGTATTGGGCTCGATTTCACCCGACGCCTCATCTTCCATCGCCGACTGGATCAAAGAATGTGTGAAAACGCGCCTGTCCAACTTGGCCGGAAAGATGGCCCAGGGCAAATTCTTGAACATACTGCACTGCTTGTTTGAATTCGGAGACCCTCAGTTGACCACCGAGGCGTTGGAACCCATGAGGACCATAATATTCAATCAATGTTCCCTCAACACGTTCGACTGTGTGGTTTTATCGAGGACATTGATCTGCTGTGGACCCATTGAGGAACTGGATCTCAGCTCATGCGGTGTAAAACAGGAGGGAATACGGTATCTACAACCCGTGTTGTACAAGTGTAACGTGCTCAG GCTAAAATCCAACCAACTTACAGACGACTGCATAGAAAGTCTAATCTCCATCGTTCAAACCAACCGTTCACTGATGTTGTTGGATCTGAGTAACTGCGATCAGGACAAGGACAAAAGGAATGAATTCACAGTCGAAAAGCTGCAGGCTCGTGTACAGAATTGTGGGCTGCAACGAGAAATCAG ATGGGCACGGCATGAAGATACTGAACAGAAAGACTCAAAGCCGGACAAAGCATCGAATATCTTAACGATCATCACAGAATGA